Proteins co-encoded in one Candidatus Nitrosocosmicus arcticus genomic window:
- a CDS encoding 6-bladed beta-propeller, giving the protein MKLIPFAILSILVFGVMLLTANQFSAYALEFAHETMWGEKGVAQGQFNQVSGIGVDSEDSVYVSDFAGYTTQMIQKFTPNGTFILGFGTFGNGPQYFTNPAGIAINSNDSIYIADFGNPTYAIKEFTPNGTFIRSIGSFGLGPGLFISPGGVGVDKENNLYATDFGENNNVQKFDQDGNFLMSFGSPGLSDGQFNNPADVAIDSNNDIYVTDSSNNRVQKFDQDGNFLMKFGTFGSGNGQFKAPIDLAIDPSDNIYVSDSDNNRIQVFNNNGTYITQFGNIGALHELIKDPVGIALDSQGNVYVADGRDTDIHVFSPIP; this is encoded by the coding sequence ATGAAACTTATTCCATTTGCTATTTTAAGCATACTGGTATTCGGTGTGATGTTATTAACAGCAAACCAATTCTCTGCATATGCCCTAGAATTTGCACATGAAACTATGTGGGGAGAGAAAGGGGTTGCTCAAGGTCAATTTAACCAGGTATCGGGTATTGGAGTTGACTCTGAAGATAGTGTGTATGTATCAGACTTTGCCGGATATACCACCCAAATGATCCAAAAATTTACTCCTAATGGCACCTTTATACTGGGTTTTGGTACTTTTGGCAATGGGCCACAATACTTTACTAATCCCGCTGGTATTGCAATAAATTCCAATGATTCTATTTACATTGCTGACTTTGGAAATCCAACGTACGCAATAAAAGAATTTACTCCTAATGGCACCTTTATTCGATCTATAGGATCATTTGGCCTTGGCCCTGGATTATTTATCAGTCCAGGTGGTGTCGGTGTGGATAAAGAAAATAATCTTTATGCCACCGACTTTGGAGAAAATAACAACGTACAAAAATTCGATCAGGATGGAAATTTCTTGATGAGTTTTGGGTCTCCGGGTCTCAGTGATGGTCAATTTAATAACCCCGCTGATGTAGCCATAGATTCAAATAATGATATTTATGTAACGGATTCTAGTAACAACAGAGTACAAAAATTCGATCAGGATGGAAATTTCTTGATGAAATTCGGAACCTTCGGATCGGGCAATGGTCAGTTTAAAGCCCCTATAGATTTAGCAATAGATCCTTCTGACAATATATACGTGTCAGATAGTGATAATAACAGAATCCAAGTTTTTAATAATAATGGAACGTATATCACTCAATTTGGAAATATAGGTGCATTACATGAATTGATCAAGGATCCGGTCGGAATTGCATTGGATTCTCAAGGAAATGTATATGTAGCTGATGGGCGAGATACGGACATTCACGTATTCTCTCCAATACCATAA
- a CDS encoding aspartate aminotransferase family protein, producing the protein MTDITFDKSRILFEKASKMIPGGVNSPVRYFQPHPFFVESANGSRLFTNDGDVLIDYCLGYGSVFLGHGNQQIGSEIKSQIDKGNLFCAPTEKETQLAEICSKIIPCAEMVRIMNTGAEATMHSIRLARAFTRKTKIIKLEGGYHGAFDYVLNKAGSGAADQEYSDGILTESASKTITVPYNDIESLQSVIDNEQNHNDIACIIVEPVMANTGLILPEKDYLNSIRNLTKQNNIVLIFDEVVTGFRLALGGASEFFGIKPDIATFAKTLGNGYPISLIAGRREILLGLAPSGSVYQASTFAGNPISVTAALKTLEILIDEKNTIYPKVARTCDKLVEAVRNMVQDKKIDVIINSIGSMFQLFFSDKIIRNYYSVKSSNTKLFMNMFRILLTKGVFIPPSPFETCFISTQHNEEDLEKTLDAYETALSRVKNY; encoded by the coding sequence ATGACCGATATAACATTTGATAAATCACGTATTCTATTTGAAAAAGCATCCAAAATGATTCCAGGAGGGGTTAATAGTCCAGTCAGATATTTTCAACCACATCCATTTTTTGTTGAATCTGCCAATGGAAGTAGACTATTTACCAATGATGGTGATGTATTAATTGATTATTGCTTGGGTTACGGATCAGTTTTTCTAGGACATGGTAATCAACAAATAGGCTCTGAAATAAAGAGTCAGATAGACAAAGGAAATTTGTTTTGTGCGCCTACAGAAAAGGAGACTCAATTAGCGGAAATTTGTTCCAAAATAATTCCATGTGCCGAAATGGTAAGAATTATGAATACTGGAGCTGAGGCAACGATGCATTCTATTCGCTTAGCAAGAGCATTTACAAGAAAAACAAAGATAATAAAACTTGAGGGCGGGTATCATGGCGCTTTTGATTATGTCCTAAATAAAGCTGGTTCAGGGGCAGCCGATCAAGAATATTCTGACGGCATACTAACAGAGAGTGCCTCAAAAACTATTACCGTTCCATATAATGATATCGAGTCATTGCAATCAGTGATAGACAATGAACAAAATCACAATGACATAGCTTGTATAATAGTTGAACCCGTTATGGCTAATACCGGCCTTATTCTTCCTGAAAAAGATTATCTTAACAGTATTCGAAACCTAACTAAACAAAACAATATAGTTTTGATATTTGATGAAGTGGTAACCGGATTTAGATTAGCCTTAGGTGGAGCAAGCGAATTCTTCGGCATAAAACCAGATATTGCTACATTTGCCAAAACTTTGGGAAATGGATACCCTATTTCACTTATCGCAGGCAGGAGAGAAATATTATTGGGATTAGCTCCTAGTGGGTCAGTATATCAAGCAAGTACATTCGCTGGAAATCCAATTTCAGTAACAGCTGCCCTGAAAACTTTAGAAATCTTAATTGACGAAAAGAATACCATCTATCCTAAAGTAGCCAGAACTTGTGACAAATTAGTTGAAGCAGTAAGAAACATGGTACAAGACAAAAAAATTGACGTTATTATAAATTCTATTGGTTCCATGTTTCAATTGTTTTTTTCTGATAAAATAATAAGAAACTATTATTCAGTAAAATCATCAAATACTAAGTTATTTATGAACATGTTTAGAATATTACTCACAAAAGGTGTATTTATTCCACCATCCCCATTTGAAACCTGTTTTATTTCAACTCAGCATAACGAGGAAGATCTTGAAAAAACTTTAGATGCTTATGAAACCGCATTATCCAGGGTGAAAAATTATTAA
- the hemC gene encoding hydroxymethylbilane synthase yields MVVATRASKLATHQTNLVISSLREIEPDLKIRMDKVTTKGDRDSRPFYVINQTGVFEKEVNEKVLRYKADFAVHSLKDLHAGISEKLVVACIPKRERPNDVFINSINNYKLHQLEKDSIIGTSSIRRAIQIRTKYPKLRVKSIRGNIETRINRSKENQYAGIILAEAGIERLGMKNQITQRLSIQSFTPVPGQGALAIVCRKDDKDLLKMLKRIEHKTSYKEIQAERSLTESIGAGCTVPMGALATLKNKDRLMTLFAVVYSLDGRKSIKVKKQYNAAYPRKLGQMVAEVLISKGAKEITKEWNNTSMNIDTLDELIE; encoded by the coding sequence ATAGTTGTTGCTACGAGGGCTAGCAAACTAGCCACGCATCAAACTAATTTAGTCATTTCATCCTTGAGGGAAATCGAACCAGACCTAAAGATTAGAATGGACAAAGTTACTACGAAAGGTGATAGAGATAGCAGACCATTTTATGTAATCAATCAAACTGGAGTATTTGAAAAAGAAGTGAATGAAAAAGTACTTCGGTATAAAGCTGATTTTGCAGTACATAGTCTTAAAGATCTTCATGCAGGCATATCGGAAAAGTTAGTAGTTGCATGTATTCCTAAAAGAGAAAGGCCAAACGATGTTTTCATAAACAGTATAAACAACTACAAGCTTCATCAGCTAGAAAAAGATTCCATAATAGGAACAAGTAGTATTAGAAGAGCCATACAAATCAGAACCAAGTATCCAAAATTAAGGGTCAAGTCAATTAGGGGCAATATAGAAACAAGAATAAACAGATCAAAAGAAAATCAATACGCTGGAATAATCTTAGCAGAAGCAGGAATTGAGAGATTAGGTATGAAAAATCAGATCACACAAAGACTAAGCATTCAAAGTTTTACACCAGTCCCGGGACAAGGAGCGCTTGCAATTGTTTGTAGAAAAGATGACAAAGATCTGTTAAAAATGCTAAAGCGAATTGAACACAAGACCTCATATAAAGAAATCCAGGCTGAAAGATCCCTTACAGAAAGTATTGGAGCCGGTTGCACAGTTCCAATGGGAGCGTTAGCCACTTTAAAAAACAAGGATAGATTAATGACACTTTTTGCCGTAGTTTATTCGCTAGACGGAAGAAAATCAATCAAAGTAAAGAAACAATATAATGCTGCTTATCCACGAAAATTGGGTCAAATGGTGGCAGAAGTATTAATATCAAAAGGAGCTAAAGAAATAACGAAAGAATGGAATAATACTAGTATGAATATCGATACACTAGATGAGTTGATAGAATGA
- the cobA gene encoding uroporphyrinogen-III C-methyltransferase, translating to MKNNDSLGKVYICGAGPGDPKLLTIKAFELIKQADVILYDRLIGDEIIKLFPDTSEKVYVGRNVGDPTTHQNKTNELIIKYAKMGRKVLRLKGGDPFIFGRGGEEAEILVENNISFEIIPGITSGIGAANYSGIPLTHRKYGSAVAFVTGHEDPDKKTPEVNWDKLFEAVDTVVIYMGTEKLELIINKIKGGKINDKTLVAIIQNGTLKNQTVITGSLGNIVSLAKEHNVKPPAIVIIGDIVNLNKKIKWYIQGTRVES from the coding sequence ATGAAAAATAACGATAGCCTGGGCAAAGTTTACATTTGCGGAGCAGGTCCTGGTGATCCAAAATTACTAACGATAAAGGCATTTGAGTTGATAAAACAAGCTGATGTAATTTTATATGACAGACTGATAGGAGACGAAATTATAAAACTTTTTCCAGATACATCAGAGAAAGTTTACGTCGGTAGAAATGTTGGAGATCCGACTACCCATCAAAATAAGACAAATGAATTGATTATAAAGTATGCAAAAATGGGGAGAAAGGTACTGAGACTCAAAGGCGGTGACCCTTTTATTTTTGGTAGAGGCGGAGAAGAAGCAGAGATTTTGGTAGAGAACAATATATCCTTTGAAATCATTCCTGGAATTACCTCTGGTATTGGGGCCGCTAATTATTCTGGTATACCACTCACACATAGAAAGTATGGCTCAGCTGTTGCATTCGTTACTGGTCATGAGGATCCAGATAAGAAAACTCCCGAAGTAAATTGGGATAAATTATTTGAAGCGGTTGACACCGTGGTGATCTATATGGGAACAGAAAAGTTAGAATTGATCATAAATAAAATAAAAGGAGGAAAAATTAATGATAAAACCCTAGTTGCAATAATCCAAAATGGTACCTTAAAGAATCAGACAGTAATTACAGGCAGCTTGGGCAACATAGTTAGTTTAGCTAAAGAACATAATGTAAAACCTCCCGCCATAGTCATAATTGGAGATATAGTAAATCTTAACAAGAAAATCAAATGGTACATTCAAGGAACTAGAGTAGAATCATGA
- a CDS encoding uroporphyrinogen-III synthase: MEKIIIVITNEGVLMNDIQNQNIDQVHIDKIELIALPTMSVNKIESKEVRECFKRLSKGLYNYCIFLSSNAVKIFFEMAKNEHNYERIIKELNKINMIVIGPKTKKILRGYGFDSKIGSSTNIIDKKYSSSEIIEFLETLERECKTKHPKEIPKILMPRSAESVKSNNYINTKFKYIILDQVFFYETRENKNVSNSEEWKKLMELPNRVEKAYLIFTSPSTVRSFFKIIYHQFSQISDRKSEREVLQALNINKVVSIGPKTSFELNKNKINFTESSEYTIDGALDSLLRLIK; encoded by the coding sequence TTGGAAAAAATAATCATTGTGATTACTAATGAGGGAGTATTGATGAATGATATCCAAAACCAAAACATTGACCAGGTTCATATAGACAAGATTGAACTAATTGCGTTACCTACTATGTCGGTTAATAAAATCGAATCAAAAGAAGTAAGAGAATGTTTTAAAAGACTCAGTAAAGGCTTGTATAACTATTGTATTTTTTTGAGCTCCAATGCAGTCAAAATATTTTTTGAAATGGCAAAAAACGAACACAACTATGAAAGAATCATCAAGGAATTAAATAAAATAAACATGATAGTAATTGGACCTAAAACCAAAAAAATATTGCGAGGGTACGGATTTGATTCAAAGATAGGATCTTCAACCAACATCATTGATAAGAAATATTCTTCATCGGAAATAATTGAGTTTTTAGAAACCTTGGAAAGAGAATGTAAAACTAAACATCCAAAAGAAATCCCAAAAATCCTGATGCCTCGAAGTGCAGAATCAGTAAAGTCTAATAATTATATTAATACGAAATTCAAATACATAATACTGGACCAAGTTTTCTTTTATGAAACAAGAGAAAACAAAAATGTATCAAATTCGGAGGAGTGGAAGAAATTAATGGAATTACCTAATCGCGTTGAAAAAGCTTACCTGATTTTTACAAGTCCCTCTACGGTCAGATCTTTTTTTAAAATAATCTATCATCAATTCTCTCAAATATCGGATCGCAAAAGTGAAAGAGAAGTACTCCAAGCTTTAAATATAAACAAGGTGGTTTCAATAGGACCAAAAACTTCATTTGAATTAAATAAAAACAAAATAAATTTTACGGAATCATCCGAATATACAATAGATGGCGCTCTGGATTCGTTACTCCGATTGATCAAATAG